The Burkholderia mayonis genome window below encodes:
- the pyrF gene encoding orotidine-5'-phosphate decarboxylase, protein MSSTPTFIESLRAAWRRTNSLLCVGLDPEPTKFPARFENQPDAIFDFCREIVDATAPFASAFKPQIAYFAAHRAEDQLERLIAHIHLQHPGLPVILDAKRGDIGSTAEQYAREAFERYRADAVTVNPYMGFDSIEPYLAYEDKGVIVLCRTSNPGGSDLQFLETGGRPLYQVVADLAANKWNAKTGQLALVVGATFPKEIEMVRGLVGDMPLLIPGIGAQGGDVAATVAAGRTADGTGMMINSSRAILYASRDDDFADAAARAAQQTRDTINAHR, encoded by the coding sequence ATGTCTTCCACGCCTACCTTCATCGAATCGCTGCGCGCCGCCTGGCGGCGCACGAATTCGCTGCTGTGCGTCGGTCTCGATCCGGAGCCGACGAAGTTTCCCGCGCGGTTCGAGAACCAGCCCGATGCGATCTTCGATTTCTGCCGCGAGATCGTCGACGCGACCGCGCCGTTCGCGAGCGCGTTCAAGCCGCAGATCGCGTACTTCGCCGCGCATCGCGCGGAAGATCAGCTCGAGCGGCTGATCGCGCACATCCATCTGCAGCATCCCGGCCTGCCCGTGATCCTCGACGCGAAGCGCGGCGACATCGGCAGCACCGCCGAGCAGTATGCGCGCGAGGCGTTCGAGCGCTATCGGGCGGACGCGGTGACGGTCAATCCGTACATGGGCTTCGATTCGATCGAGCCGTATCTCGCGTACGAGGACAAGGGCGTGATCGTGCTGTGCCGCACGTCGAATCCGGGCGGCTCGGACCTGCAGTTCCTCGAGACGGGCGGCCGGCCGCTCTACCAGGTCGTCGCCGATCTCGCGGCGAACAAGTGGAACGCGAAGACGGGCCAGCTCGCGCTCGTCGTCGGCGCGACGTTCCCGAAGGAGATCGAGATGGTGCGCGGGCTCGTCGGCGACATGCCGCTCCTGATCCCCGGCATCGGCGCGCAGGGCGGCGATGTCGCGGCGACCGTCGCCGCGGGCCGCACGGCCGACGGCACCGGGATGATGATCAACTCGTCGCGCGCGATCCTGTACGCGAGCCGCGACGACGACTTCGCCGACGCGGCCGCGCGCGCCGCGCAACAGACCCGCGACACGATCAACGCGCATCGCTGA